In one window of Mycteria americana isolate JAX WOST 10 ecotype Jacksonville Zoo and Gardens chromosome 24, USCA_MyAme_1.0, whole genome shotgun sequence DNA:
- the ZNF414 gene encoding zinc finger protein 414 isoform X2 — protein sequence MKTEKDEAVPTFSLGGKYGGDGAGCSETALPSGPMPAAGSGGTPAQDLRPLKRRPVPGKHYQCSSYGCKLAFPSMQELMDHLKVHYRPTQSLEGKTFQCPTLGCTETFPSMQDLMAHMKVHYKPNRYFKCENCMLRFRTHRSLFKHLHVCSDSASSPAPPPKADKPVLPATSALEKEPPAKPPEGLPKLPSAIRPPEKEAILPGADTAPAAPAALPASLPELPGSLEVLPLVSPAPHPFPLLEPSLFGPSSLTRFSGPPPSSVAGPFLSYVHPSPYSLPQPPAQHRLRPYVPGHGPPVSNAVWKKSQGHSSNSRIVWEHTRGRYTCMQCPYSTASREEMTLHIEDHRKNPPPPGRLDAEMDFGVGIASFHTKLTPEMENSLYSQL from the exons ATGAAGACGGAGAAGGATGAGGCGGTGCCCACCTTCTCCCTGGGGGGTAAATACGGCGGAGATGGGGCAG GCTGCAGCGAAACGGCTCTGCCCAGCGGCCCGatgccggcggcggggagcggagggaCCCCAGCCCAGGACCTGCGGCCGCTGAAGCGCAGACCTGTCCCAG GGAAGCACTACCAGTGCTCAAGCTATGGCTGCAAACTGGCCTTCCCCAGCATGCAGGAGCTGATGGACCACCTGAAGGTCCACTACAGACCCACGCAGTCCCTCGAGG GCAAAACCTTCCAGTGCCCCACGCTGGGCTGCACAGAGACCTTCCCCAGCATGCAGGACCTCATGGCCCACATGAAGGTGCACTACAAGCCAAACCGCTACTTCAA gtGTGAGAACTGCATGCTGCGCTTCCGGACGCACCGCTCCCTCTTCAAGCACCTGCACGTCTGCTCCGACAGCGCCAGCAGCCCTGCGCCACCCCCCAAAGCCGACAAGCCCGTCCTGCCTGCTACCTCTGCCCTGGAGAAGGAGCCCCCGGCCAAGCCACCCGAGGGGCTGCCCAAGCTCCCGAGCGCTATCCGGCCCCCGGAGAAAGAAGCCATCCTCCCCGGCGCGGACACTGCCCCAGCGGCCCCGGCCGCTCTCCCCGCCAGCCTCCCTGAGCTGCCTGGCTCGCTGGAGGTGCTGCCGCTGGTCTCGCCGGCCCCCCACCCCTTCccgctgctggagcccagcctttTTGGGCCGTCGTCCTTGACTCGGTTCTCGGGGCCACCCCCCTCCTCCGTGGCGGGGCCATTCCTGTCCTACGTGCACCCTTCGCCCTACAGCTTGCCCCAGCCCCCGGCGCAGCATCGCCTCCGGCCCTACGTGCCGGGCCACGGCCCCCCCGTCTCCAACGCCGTCTGGAAGAAAAGCCAAG GGCACTCCTCCAACAGCCGCATCGTGTGGGAGCACACGCGGGGCCGCTACACCTGCATGCAGTGCCCCTACTCCACGGCCTCGCGGGAGGAGATGACCCTGCACATCGAGGACCACCGCAAGaaccccccgccgcccggccgcctgGACGCAGAGATGG aTTTCGGGGTGGGCATCGCCTCCTTCCACACCAAGCTGACGCCGGAGATGGAGAACTCCCTGTACTCCCAGCTCTGA
- the ZNF414 gene encoding zinc finger protein 414 isoform X1: MKTEKDEAVPTFSLGGKYGGDGAGCSETALPSGPMPAAGSGGTPAQDLRPLKRRPVPGKHYQCSSYGCKLAFPSMQELMDHLKVHYRPTQSLEGKTFQCPTLGCTETFPSMQDLMAHMKVHYKPNRYFKCENCMLRFRTHRSLFKHLHVCSDSASSPAPPPKADKPVLPATSALEKEPPAKPPEGLPKLPSAIRPPEKEAILPGADTAPAAPAALPASLPELPGSLEVLPLVSPAPHPFPLLEPSLFGPSSLTRFSGPPPSSVAGPFLSYVHPSPYSLPQPPAQHRLRPYVPGHGPPVSNAVWKKSQGVSVSPLLPCFGSGVTPGHSSNSRIVWEHTRGRYTCMQCPYSTASREEMTLHIEDHRKNPPPPGRLDAEMDFGVGIASFHTKLTPEMENSLYSQL, from the exons ATGAAGACGGAGAAGGATGAGGCGGTGCCCACCTTCTCCCTGGGGGGTAAATACGGCGGAGATGGGGCAG GCTGCAGCGAAACGGCTCTGCCCAGCGGCCCGatgccggcggcggggagcggagggaCCCCAGCCCAGGACCTGCGGCCGCTGAAGCGCAGACCTGTCCCAG GGAAGCACTACCAGTGCTCAAGCTATGGCTGCAAACTGGCCTTCCCCAGCATGCAGGAGCTGATGGACCACCTGAAGGTCCACTACAGACCCACGCAGTCCCTCGAGG GCAAAACCTTCCAGTGCCCCACGCTGGGCTGCACAGAGACCTTCCCCAGCATGCAGGACCTCATGGCCCACATGAAGGTGCACTACAAGCCAAACCGCTACTTCAA gtGTGAGAACTGCATGCTGCGCTTCCGGACGCACCGCTCCCTCTTCAAGCACCTGCACGTCTGCTCCGACAGCGCCAGCAGCCCTGCGCCACCCCCCAAAGCCGACAAGCCCGTCCTGCCTGCTACCTCTGCCCTGGAGAAGGAGCCCCCGGCCAAGCCACCCGAGGGGCTGCCCAAGCTCCCGAGCGCTATCCGGCCCCCGGAGAAAGAAGCCATCCTCCCCGGCGCGGACACTGCCCCAGCGGCCCCGGCCGCTCTCCCCGCCAGCCTCCCTGAGCTGCCTGGCTCGCTGGAGGTGCTGCCGCTGGTCTCGCCGGCCCCCCACCCCTTCccgctgctggagcccagcctttTTGGGCCGTCGTCCTTGACTCGGTTCTCGGGGCCACCCCCCTCCTCCGTGGCGGGGCCATTCCTGTCCTACGTGCACCCTTCGCCCTACAGCTTGCCCCAGCCCCCGGCGCAGCATCGCCTCCGGCCCTACGTGCCGGGCCACGGCCCCCCCGTCTCCAACGCCGTCTGGAAGAAAAGCCAAG GTGTGAGTGTCAGCCCACTCCTCCCATGCTTTGGCTCAGGAGTGACTCCAG GGCACTCCTCCAACAGCCGCATCGTGTGGGAGCACACGCGGGGCCGCTACACCTGCATGCAGTGCCCCTACTCCACGGCCTCGCGGGAGGAGATGACCCTGCACATCGAGGACCACCGCAAGaaccccccgccgcccggccgcctgGACGCAGAGATGG aTTTCGGGGTGGGCATCGCCTCCTTCCACACCAAGCTGACGCCGGAGATGGAGAACTCCCTGTACTCCCAGCTCTGA
- the LOC142420235 gene encoding acidic leucine-rich nuclear phosphoprotein 32 family member B isoform X2, with product MEMKKRLTLELRNKKPGEVKELVLDNCRSDDGKIVGLSSDFENLEFLSMININLLSVSNLPKLNKLRKLELSDNRISGGLEVLAERTPNLTHLNLSGNKIKDINTLEPLKKLPNLHSLDLFNCEVTTLMDYRESVFTLLPQLTYLDGFDADDQEAPDSDPEADGDGLEDEYENGEGEEEDDDDEEDDLDEEVIDDEDDEDDDLEGEEEEDGVDDEEEDEEEDGEDDEEDEADDDLPRGEKRKRNLEDEGEEDPEDEEDDEDD from the exons ATGGAGATGAAGAAGCGGTTGACGCTGGAGCTGCGCAACAAGAAGCCGGGCGAG GTGAAGGAGCTGGTTCTTGATAACTGCCGTTCAGACGATGGGAAGATCGTTGGTCTCTCTTCAGATTTCGAGAACCTGGAGTTCCTCAGCATGATCAACATCAACTTGCTGTCCGTCTCCAATCTCCCCAAACTCAACAAACTCCGGAAG CTGGAGCTGAGTGATAACAGGATTTCTGGTGGCCTTGAAGTTCTAGCAGAGAGAACTCCTAACCTGACACACTTGAACCTAAGCGGCAACAAGATCAAAGACATCAATACCCTGGAGCCCTTG AAAAAGTTGCCAAACCTGCATAGTCTGGACCTCTTCAACTGTGAGGTGACAACGCTCATGGACTACCGGGAGAGTGTGTTCACCCTTCTGCCGCAGCTCACCTACCTAGATGGATTTGATGCCGATGACCAGGAAGCCCCTGACTCAGACCCTGAAGCAGATGGGGATGGACTGGAAGATGAGTATGAGAATGGGGAAG gtgaggaagaggatgatgatgatgaggaagatGATTTGGATGAAGAAGTCattgatgatgaagatgatgaagatgatgatctggaaggtgaagaggaggaggacggaGTAGATGATGAG gaggaagatgaggaggaagatggTGAGGATGATGAagaagatgaagctgatgatg ACCTTCCacgaggagaaaagagaaaacgAAATCTAGAGGATGAAGGAGAGGAAGATCCAGAAGATGAAGAGGACGATGAGGATGACTGA
- the LOC142420235 gene encoding acidic leucine-rich nuclear phosphoprotein 32 family member B isoform X1: MEMKKRLTLELRNKKPGEVKELVLDNCRSDDGKIVGLSSDFENLEFLSMININLLSVSNLPKLNKLRKLELSDNRISGGLEVLAERTPNLTHLNLSGNKIKDINTLEPLKKLPNLHSLDLFNCEVTTLMDYRESVFTLLPQLTYLDGFDADDQEAPDSDPEADGDGLEDEYENGEEGEEEDDDDEEDDLDEEVIDDEDDEDDDLEGEEEEDGVDDEEEDEEEDGEDDEEDEADDDLPRGEKRKRNLEDEGEEDPEDEEDDEDD, encoded by the exons ATGGAGATGAAGAAGCGGTTGACGCTGGAGCTGCGCAACAAGAAGCCGGGCGAG GTGAAGGAGCTGGTTCTTGATAACTGCCGTTCAGACGATGGGAAGATCGTTGGTCTCTCTTCAGATTTCGAGAACCTGGAGTTCCTCAGCATGATCAACATCAACTTGCTGTCCGTCTCCAATCTCCCCAAACTCAACAAACTCCGGAAG CTGGAGCTGAGTGATAACAGGATTTCTGGTGGCCTTGAAGTTCTAGCAGAGAGAACTCCTAACCTGACACACTTGAACCTAAGCGGCAACAAGATCAAAGACATCAATACCCTGGAGCCCTTG AAAAAGTTGCCAAACCTGCATAGTCTGGACCTCTTCAACTGTGAGGTGACAACGCTCATGGACTACCGGGAGAGTGTGTTCACCCTTCTGCCGCAGCTCACCTACCTAGATGGATTTGATGCCGATGACCAGGAAGCCCCTGACTCAGACCCTGAAGCAGATGGGGATGGACTGGAAGATGAGTATGAGAATGGGGAAG aaggtgaggaagaggatgatgatgatgaggaagatGATTTGGATGAAGAAGTCattgatgatgaagatgatgaagatgatgatctggaaggtgaagaggaggaggacggaGTAGATGATGAG gaggaagatgaggaggaagatggTGAGGATGATGAagaagatgaagctgatgatg ACCTTCCacgaggagaaaagagaaaacgAAATCTAGAGGATGAAGGAGAGGAAGATCCAGAAGATGAAGAGGACGATGAGGATGACTGA